One stretch of Fictibacillus sp. b24 DNA includes these proteins:
- a CDS encoding YfhD family protein, translating into MEKRNRKSPSHNNAKASQAKGLDVEYSSELADQNDLEAQARAQAADRRQKNGRR; encoded by the coding sequence GTGGAAAAACGTAACCGAAAGTCCCCATCGCACAACAATGCTAAAGCTTCTCAAGCCAAAGGACTTGACGTCGAGTACTCAAGTGAATTGGCAGATCAAAACGATCTTGAAGCACAAGCACGTGCACAAGCCGCTGACCGACGCCAAAAAAACGGCCGTCGCTAA